The proteins below are encoded in one region of Pseudomonas sp. SCB32:
- a CDS encoding fatty acid cis/trans isomerase: MSRRARFTLFIASLMLSAFSQAAGLSYTKDIQPIFTEKCVACHACYDSPCQLNLTAAEGAQRGANKLPVYDGSRTKAADTTRLFLDAHGADAWRRKDFWPVLDGRGSQAALMARMIDLGHAHPLVPNEKIPDGLDLSINRTNQCPTPDSIDDFVQKNPRSGMPFAVTGLTDKQLSTIKTWLAQGAPVDEQAWQPSAGEAGQIADWEGFLNQPGARESLVSRWLYEHLFLAHLYFTENGQTGHFFQLVRSRTPSGQPIDPIATRRPNDDPGNNFYYRLWPIQGVIVHKTHITYPLNAAKLARTQELFYGTDWSTDMVPGYGLLHRANPFETFAAIPAQARYQFMLDNAEYFVRTFIRGPVCRGQIATDVIRDNFWTVFQDPQHDLYVTDPDFRAQASPLLALPGQIDGMGAMLSQWRAYRDKRNAYEELRQDFYDEAPAPTWADLWAGNDNAVLSIFRQYDSASVRKGLIGGIPQTIWWLDYPLFERTYYGLVVNFDVYGNVAHQAQTRLYFDLIRNGAEQNFLRLMPVAARKPLLDDWYQNSGKFKMWADYYTSDSTRPTGLFLPEKGAKNAFAQQLLKRYVALNARPDPINMCESGACYRNNVAAPLQDAEQFFSRLVSRPAAGLSVIDYFPEATMLRVELPDGQREIYTVLRNRAHSNVAFIAGESLRYQPGLDTLTIYPGVLSSYPNFMFNLKANEVGDFVRALEQVKDQVAFDEVVDRWGIRRSHPQFWFYFHDLDAYIRETEPVEAGILDMNRYENL, translated from the coding sequence ATGTCCCGGCGAGCACGCTTCACGTTGTTCATCGCATCCCTGATGCTTTCCGCGTTTTCCCAGGCCGCGGGCCTGTCCTACACCAAGGACATCCAGCCGATCTTCACCGAGAAGTGCGTGGCCTGCCACGCCTGCTACGACTCGCCGTGCCAGCTCAACCTGACCGCCGCCGAAGGCGCTCAGCGCGGGGCCAACAAGCTGCCGGTGTACGACGGCTCGCGGACCAAGGCGGCGGACACCACCCGCTTGTTCCTCGATGCCCATGGCGCGGATGCCTGGCGACGCAAGGATTTCTGGCCGGTACTCGACGGCCGGGGCAGCCAGGCCGCGCTGATGGCGCGGATGATCGACCTGGGCCATGCACACCCGCTGGTGCCCAACGAGAAGATTCCGGATGGACTCGACCTGTCGATCAACCGCACCAACCAGTGCCCGACGCCCGACAGCATCGACGACTTCGTGCAGAAGAACCCGCGCAGCGGCATGCCCTTCGCCGTCACCGGCCTGACCGATAAGCAACTCTCGACCATCAAGACCTGGCTGGCCCAGGGCGCGCCAGTGGACGAGCAGGCCTGGCAGCCGAGCGCGGGCGAGGCGGGCCAGATCGCCGATTGGGAGGGCTTCCTGAACCAGCCCGGCGCGCGAGAGAGCCTGGTTTCGCGCTGGCTCTACGAGCACCTGTTCCTGGCGCACCTGTACTTCACCGAGAATGGCCAGACGGGGCACTTCTTCCAACTGGTGCGCTCGCGCACGCCCAGTGGCCAGCCGATCGACCCGATTGCCACCCGCCGTCCGAACGATGACCCGGGCAACAATTTCTACTATCGCCTCTGGCCGATCCAGGGCGTGATCGTGCACAAGACGCACATTACCTACCCGCTCAACGCGGCCAAGCTGGCGCGCACCCAGGAACTGTTCTACGGCACTGACTGGAGCACCGACATGGTGCCCGGCTATGGGCTGCTGCACCGCGCCAATCCGTTCGAAACCTTCGCCGCGATCCCGGCCCAGGCGCGCTACCAGTTCATGCTGGACAACGCCGAGTACTTCGTCCGTACCTTCATCCGCGGGCCGGTGTGCCGTGGGCAGATCGCCACCGACGTGATCCGCGACAACTTCTGGACGGTGTTCCAGGACCCGCAACACGACCTCTACGTCACCGATCCGGATTTCCGCGCCCAGGCCTCGCCGCTGCTGGCGCTGCCGGGGCAGATCGATGGCATGGGCGCGATGCTGTCGCAGTGGCGCGCCTACCGCGACAAACGCAATGCCTACGAGGAGCTGCGCCAGGATTTCTACGATGAGGCCCCGGCGCCGACCTGGGCCGACCTCTGGGCCGGCAACGACAACGCCGTGCTGAGCATCTTCCGGCAGTACGACAGCGCCTCGGTACGCAAGGGGCTGATCGGTGGCATCCCGCAGACCATCTGGTGGCTCGACTACCCGCTGTTCGAGCGCACCTACTATGGCCTGGTGGTGAACTTCGACGTTTACGGCAACGTGGCTCACCAGGCGCAGACCCGGCTGTACTTCGACCTGATCCGCAACGGCGCCGAGCAGAACTTCCTGCGCCTGATGCCGGTGGCCGCACGCAAGCCGCTGCTGGATGACTGGTACCAGAACAGCGGCAAATTCAAGATGTGGGCCGACTACTACACCAGCGACAGCACCCGGCCGACCGGACTGTTCCTGCCGGAGAAGGGCGCCAAGAACGCCTTTGCCCAGCAACTGCTCAAGCGCTACGTGGCGCTCAACGCACGGCCCGATCCGATCAATATGTGTGAGAGCGGCGCCTGCTACCGCAACAACGTCGCCGCGCCGCTGCAGGATGCCGAGCAGTTCTTCAGTCGCCTGGTCAGTCGCCCGGCGGCGGGGCTCTCGGTGATCGACTACTTCCCCGAAGCGACCATGCTGCGAGTAGAGCTGCCTGACGGCCAGCGCGAGATCTATACCGTGCTGCGCAACCGCGCCCACAGCAACGTCGCCTTCATCGCGGGCGAGTCGCTGCGCTACCAGCCGGGGCTGGATACCCTGACCATCTACCCCGGCGTGCTCTCCAGCTACCCGAACTTCATGTTCAATCTGAAGGCAAACGAGGTGGGCGACTTCGTCCGTGCGCTGGAGCAGGTCAAGGATCAGGTCGCATTCGACGAGGTTGTGGATCGCTGGGGTATCCGCCGCAGCCATCCGCAGTTCTGGTTCTACTTCCATGACCTCGACGCCTATATCCGCGAGACCGAGCCGGTGGAGGCGGGGATTCTCGACATGAACCGCTACGAGAACCTCTGA
- the nfuA gene encoding Fe-S biogenesis protein NfuA has translation MSAITITEAAQDYLAELLSKQDTPGIGIRIFITQPGTTYAETCIAYCKPGEQKPEDTPVGLKDFTAYIDAISEPFLEDAVVDYATDRMGGQLTIKAPNAKVPMVNEDSPLTERINYYLQTEINPGLASHGGQVSLVDVVEDNIAVLRFGGGCQGCGAVEMTLKDGVEKTLIERIPELKGVRDVTDHSNRENAYY, from the coding sequence ATGAGCGCCATCACCATCACCGAAGCCGCACAGGATTACCTGGCCGAACTGCTGTCCAAGCAGGACACCCCCGGCATCGGCATTCGCATCTTCATCACCCAGCCGGGAACCACCTACGCCGAAACCTGCATTGCCTACTGCAAGCCGGGCGAGCAGAAGCCGGAAGACACCCCGGTAGGCCTGAAGGATTTCACCGCCTACATCGACGCCATCAGCGAGCCCTTCCTGGAAGACGCCGTCGTTGATTACGCCACTGACCGCATGGGCGGTCAGCTGACCATCAAGGCGCCGAACGCCAAGGTGCCGATGGTCAACGAGGACAGCCCGCTGACCGAGCGCATCAACTACTACCTGCAGACCGAGATCAACCCCGGTCTGGCCAGCCACGGCGGCCAGGTGAGCCTGGTGGATGTGGTTGAGGACAACATTGCCGTGCTGCGTTTCGGCGGCGGTTGCCAGGGCTGCGGCGCGGTCGAGATGACGCTGAAGGATGGCGTCGAGAAGACCCTGATCGAGCGCATCCCGGAGCTGAAGGGCGTGCGTGACGTCACCGACCACAGCAACCGCGAGAACGCCTACTACTGA
- a CDS encoding MFS transporter, whose amino-acid sequence MLLRTPAIRLLFTSQALYWSCSLIGITLTSLVGAQLTPLNSLATLPLAILMLGNLLAVQPLSLFMQRHGRRRGLLLGAACGVLGGLLCALGVWLADFLLFCLGALPIGAYQASAMYYRFAALEAVDETHKGRATAYVIGGGVLAALLAPSLALWSRNALPAPFVGSYLAIAALALLALAVISRLPEGAAPAPSTGGWKVMRELLSRPAIRAAMACTAAGHGLMILIMNATPLAMSFCGLPLERSVSVIQWHVLGMFLPAFVAGSLVDRLGGRRVAWLGLALLATSASVALSGQSVTQFLISSLLLGMGWNLMLVAGTTLLAFGHQPEERGHAQGLMELGNGSLATLMSFSSGALITSIGWNAVNLLVWPVLLVAVVMIWSGRKELAVNL is encoded by the coding sequence ATGTTGCTGCGCACCCCGGCGATCCGCCTGCTGTTCACCAGCCAGGCGCTGTACTGGTCCTGCTCGCTGATCGGTATCACCCTGACTTCGCTGGTCGGCGCCCAGCTCACGCCGCTGAACAGTCTCGCCACCTTGCCACTGGCCATCCTGATGCTGGGCAACCTGCTGGCGGTGCAACCGCTGTCGCTGTTCATGCAGCGCCACGGCCGCCGACGCGGCTTGCTGCTGGGGGCTGCCTGCGGCGTGCTCGGTGGGCTGCTCTGCGCGCTGGGCGTGTGGCTGGCCGACTTCCTGCTGTTCTGCCTCGGAGCGCTGCCGATCGGCGCCTATCAGGCTTCGGCGATGTACTACCGCTTCGCCGCGCTGGAGGCTGTGGACGAGACGCACAAGGGCCGCGCCACGGCCTATGTGATTGGTGGTGGCGTGCTGGCGGCACTGCTCGCGCCAAGCCTGGCGCTGTGGTCACGCAATGCGCTGCCGGCGCCCTTCGTGGGCTCGTACCTGGCCATTGCCGCCCTCGCGCTGTTGGCCCTGGCCGTGATCAGCCGCCTGCCGGAGGGGGCCGCACCCGCGCCGTCCACCGGTGGCTGGAAGGTCATGCGCGAGCTACTGTCCCGTCCGGCGATCCGCGCGGCCATGGCCTGCACCGCTGCCGGCCACGGGCTGATGATCCTGATCATGAATGCCACACCGCTGGCGATGAGCTTCTGCGGGCTGCCGCTGGAACGTTCGGTGAGCGTGATTCAGTGGCACGTGCTGGGGATGTTCCTCCCCGCCTTCGTCGCTGGCTCGCTGGTGGATCGCCTTGGCGGCCGCCGCGTCGCGTGGCTGGGATTGGCACTGCTGGCGACCAGTGCCTCGGTGGCCCTGAGCGGGCAGTCGGTGACGCAATTCCTGATCAGCTCGTTGCTGCTGGGCATGGGCTGGAACCTGATGCTGGTGGCCGGCACCACCCTGCTCGCCTTTGGCCACCAGCCAGAGGAACGCGGCCACGCGCAGGGGCTGATGGAGCTGGGCAATGGCAGCCTGGCGACGCTGATGTCCTTCAGCTCCGGTGCGCTGATCACCAGCATCGGCTGGAACGCGGTTAACCTGCTGGTGTGGCCGGTGTTGCTGGTGGCGGTGGTGATGATCTGGTCGGGGCGCAAAGAGTTGGCGGTCAACCTGTAA
- a CDS encoding DUF1272 domain-containing protein, producing the protein MLELRPNCECCDRDLPGDSPEARICSFECTFCQDCADQVLHGNCPNCGGELVPRPRRPAEKLAANPPSTQRVLKPAGCQG; encoded by the coding sequence ATGCTCGAACTACGCCCCAACTGCGAATGCTGCGACCGCGACCTGCCCGGCGACAGCCCGGAAGCCCGCATCTGCAGTTTCGAATGCACGTTCTGCCAGGACTGTGCCGACCAGGTGCTGCACGGCAACTGCCCGAACTGCGGCGGTGAACTGGTGCCGCGCCCGCGTCGTCCGGCGGAGAAACTGGCGGCCAATCCGCCATCCACCCAGCGCGTACTCAAGCCCGCCGGCTGCCAGGGTTGA
- a CDS encoding GlxA family transcriptional regulator produces the protein MDSPRQIACLLYPEVMSLDVTGPLQVFATANVERQRQGLAPIYRLQVLGEEVGPVATSAGLCICAEVAWRDVDPTTLDTLLVPGGLGVEAQCRNTDLLRWLTDAEPKVRRLGSVCSGALILAAAGVLDGRPATTHWADVDTLCAGFPEVRVQGDRLHTYDPQRRDGDDHVFTSAGVTAGIDLALALVEADLGRALALSVARRLVMFLKRPGGQAQFSHWLTPEPSRTPRLAALLEWIPANLGADLSLEALAGQACMSPRTLSRVFINEMGMGPGRYVERVRLEAARALLQDAQASISTVSRLCGFGHPENLRRTFHKHLAISPQEYAERFGQLH, from the coding sequence ATGGATTCGCCGCGCCAGATCGCCTGCCTGCTCTACCCCGAGGTCATGAGCCTGGACGTCACCGGGCCGCTGCAGGTATTCGCCACCGCCAACGTCGAGCGCCAGCGCCAGGGACTCGCGCCGATCTACCGGCTGCAGGTGCTCGGCGAAGAGGTCGGGCCGGTGGCGACCTCGGCGGGCCTGTGCATCTGCGCCGAAGTTGCGTGGCGTGACGTCGATCCGACAACACTGGATACCTTGCTGGTGCCCGGCGGCCTTGGCGTCGAAGCCCAGTGCCGGAACACCGATCTGCTGCGCTGGCTGACAGACGCCGAACCCAAGGTACGCAGGCTCGGTTCGGTGTGCTCCGGGGCGCTGATCCTGGCCGCGGCCGGTGTGCTCGATGGCCGCCCGGCCACCACCCACTGGGCCGACGTCGATACGCTGTGCGCAGGCTTCCCCGAGGTACGGGTGCAGGGCGACCGTCTGCACACCTACGATCCGCAGCGCCGCGACGGTGACGATCATGTCTTCACCTCCGCTGGCGTGACGGCCGGGATCGACCTGGCCCTGGCGCTGGTGGAAGCCGACCTGGGCCGCGCGCTGGCGTTATCGGTGGCGCGGCGCCTGGTGATGTTCCTCAAGCGCCCCGGCGGGCAGGCGCAGTTCAGCCACTGGCTGACGCCGGAGCCCAGTCGCACGCCACGCCTGGCAGCGCTGCTGGAGTGGATTCCGGCGAATCTCGGGGCGGACCTGTCGCTGGAAGCCCTGGCGGGGCAGGCCTGCATGAGCCCGCGCACCTTGTCGCGGGTGTTCATCAACGAAATGGGCATGGGCCCCGGCCGCTATGTCGAACGGGTGCGTCTGGAGGCCGCCCGCGCACTGTTGCAGGACGCCCAGGCATCGATCAGCACGGTGTCGCGACTGTGCGGCTTCGGTCACCCGGAGAACCTGCGTCGCACCTTCCACAAGCACCTGGCGATCAGCCCCCAGGAATACGCCGAACGCTTCGGCCAACTGCACTGA
- the lpdA gene encoding dihydrolipoyl dehydrogenase has translation MSTYDVIVIGGGPGGYNAAIRAGQLGMKVACVEGRETLGGTCLNVGCMPSKALLHASELYEAAAGGEFANLGIQVKPKLDLAQMMKQKAESVAALTKGVEFLFRKNKVDWVKGWGRIVGPGKVEVTAADGSKSTLTAKEIIIATGSEPSPLPGVEVDNKRILDSTGALSIPEVPKHLVVIGAGVIGLELGSVWRRLGAEVTVIEYLDRICPGMDLETAKTFQRALTKQGMSFKLGAKVTQAKVSGKQVSLSVEPAAGGAAETIQADYVLLAIGRRPYTQGLGLESVGLTTDKRGMLENHEHRSSVPGIWVIGDVTSGPMLAHKAEDEAIACVELIAGEAGEVNYDVIPSVIYTHPEVATVGKTEEQLKAEGRAYKVGKFPFTANSRAKINHETEGFVKVLADERSDEILGVHMIGPNVGDMIAEYCVAMEFRGAAEDIAHTCHPHPTRSEALRQAAMNVDGWAIQA, from the coding sequence ATGAGCACTTACGATGTGATCGTCATCGGCGGCGGCCCCGGCGGCTACAACGCCGCCATCCGCGCCGGCCAGCTGGGTATGAAGGTCGCCTGCGTGGAGGGCCGCGAAACCCTCGGCGGCACTTGTCTGAACGTCGGCTGCATGCCGTCCAAGGCCCTGCTGCACGCGTCGGAACTGTACGAAGCAGCGGCCGGTGGCGAGTTCGCCAACCTCGGCATCCAGGTCAAACCCAAGCTCGATCTGGCGCAGATGATGAAGCAGAAGGCCGAGAGCGTGGCCGCGCTGACCAAGGGCGTGGAGTTCCTGTTCCGCAAGAACAAGGTGGACTGGGTGAAGGGCTGGGGCCGCATCGTCGGGCCGGGCAAGGTCGAAGTGACCGCCGCCGACGGCAGCAAAAGCACGCTGACGGCCAAGGAGATCATCATCGCCACCGGTTCCGAGCCCTCCCCGCTACCAGGCGTGGAGGTCGATAACAAGCGCATCCTCGATTCTACCGGCGCGCTGTCCATCCCCGAAGTACCCAAGCACCTGGTGGTGATCGGCGCAGGCGTCATCGGCCTGGAGCTGGGCTCGGTGTGGCGCCGCCTGGGCGCCGAAGTGACGGTGATCGAGTACCTCGACCGCATCTGCCCCGGCATGGACCTGGAAACCGCCAAGACCTTCCAGCGCGCGCTGACCAAGCAGGGCATGAGCTTCAAGCTCGGCGCCAAGGTCACCCAGGCCAAGGTCAGCGGCAAGCAGGTGAGCCTGAGCGTGGAACCGGCCGCCGGCGGCGCAGCAGAGACGATCCAGGCCGATTACGTACTGCTCGCCATCGGCCGCCGGCCCTATACGCAAGGACTGGGACTGGAGAGCGTGGGCCTCACCACCGACAAGCGCGGCATGCTGGAGAACCATGAACACCGCAGCAGTGTGCCAGGCATCTGGGTGATCGGCGACGTCACCTCCGGGCCGATGCTGGCGCACAAGGCCGAGGACGAGGCCATCGCCTGCGTCGAGCTGATCGCCGGCGAGGCCGGGGAAGTGAACTACGACGTGATCCCCAGCGTGATCTACACCCACCCGGAAGTGGCCACCGTGGGCAAGACCGAGGAGCAGCTCAAGGCCGAGGGCCGCGCCTACAAGGTTGGCAAGTTCCCCTTCACCGCCAACAGCCGGGCGAAGATCAACCACGAGACCGAGGGCTTCGTGAAAGTACTGGCGGACGAGCGCAGCGACGAGATCCTCGGCGTGCACATGATCGGCCCGAACGTCGGCGACATGATCGCGGAGTACTGCGTGGCCATGGAATTCCGCGGCGCCGCCGAGGACATCGCGCACACCTGCCACCCGCACCCGACCCGCTCCGAAGCGCTGCGTCAGGCGGCGATGAACGTCGACGGCTGGGCCATACAGGCCTGA
- a CDS encoding M14-type cytosolic carboxypeptidase, giving the protein MKIDCDFDSGNIQVIDDSDPRHVRLALRPDTRSPHFQWFHFKAEGLQPGQQYQFSLTNASGSSYTGGWPGYNAVASYDQRDWFRVPSTFDADGLHFTLDAEQPQAWFAYFEPYSRERHAELVKRAIANGAELLATGHSLEGRELPLLRIGKGAAGARKIWLIAQQHPGEHMAEWFMEGLIERLQSGDADIQRLLERADFYLVPNMNPDGAFHGHLRTNAAGKDLNRAWAAPSAEESPEVLFVQQQMAKYGVDQFLDVHGDEEIPFVFAAGCEGNPEFTPRLDRLESLFRERLEANGEFQSVHGYPKDAPGQANLTLACNHVGRTYDCLSLTLEMPFKDHNLSPNARTGWDGARSKALAGAVLTTVASLLDELR; this is encoded by the coding sequence ATGAAAATCGACTGCGATTTCGACAGCGGCAACATCCAGGTCATCGACGACAGCGACCCGCGCCACGTGCGCCTGGCGCTGCGCCCGGATACCCGGAGCCCGCACTTCCAGTGGTTCCATTTCAAGGCCGAGGGTTTGCAGCCCGGCCAGCAGTACCAGTTCAGCCTGACCAACGCCTCCGGCTCCAGCTACACCGGCGGCTGGCCGGGCTACAACGCCGTGGCGTCCTATGACCAGCGCGACTGGTTCCGCGTGCCCAGCACCTTTGATGCCGATGGCCTGCACTTCACCCTCGACGCCGAGCAGCCCCAGGCCTGGTTCGCCTACTTCGAGCCCTACAGCCGCGAGCGCCACGCCGAACTGGTGAAGCGCGCCATCGCCAACGGCGCCGAACTGCTCGCCACCGGGCACAGCCTGGAGGGCCGCGAGCTGCCGCTGCTGCGTATCGGCAAGGGCGCAGCGGGCGCACGCAAGATCTGGCTGATCGCCCAGCAGCACCCCGGCGAGCACATGGCCGAGTGGTTCATGGAAGGCCTGATCGAGCGCCTGCAGTCCGGCGACGCCGACATCCAGCGCCTGCTGGAGCGCGCCGACTTCTACCTGGTGCCGAACATGAACCCGGACGGTGCCTTCCACGGCCACCTGCGCACCAATGCCGCCGGCAAGGACCTCAATCGCGCCTGGGCCGCACCCAGCGCCGAGGAAAGCCCGGAAGTGCTGTTCGTGCAGCAGCAGATGGCCAAATACGGCGTGGACCAGTTCCTCGACGTGCACGGCGACGAGGAAATCCCCTTCGTGTTCGCTGCCGGTTGCGAGGGCAACCCGGAATTCACCCCACGCCTGGACCGCCTGGAAAGCCTGTTCCGCGAGCGCCTGGAAGCCAACGGCGAGTTCCAGAGCGTGCACGGCTACCCGAAGGACGCACCGGGCCAGGCCAACCTGACCCTGGCCTGCAATCACGTCGGTCGTACCTACGACTGCCTGTCGCTGACCCTGGAAATGCCGTTCAAGGACCACAACCTGTCGCCCAACGCCCGCACCGGCTGGGACGGCGCGCGTTCCAAGGCGCTGGCCGGCGCGGTGTTGACCACCGTCGCCAGCCTGCTCGACGAGCTGCGCTGA
- a CDS encoding PaaI family thioesterase translates to MPLDVEQLKLYTAHRGLAIPMLDHLQFRHAPAADGKGPGCIVLRIEPYHLNGWANAHGGLIMTLLDVAMALNASATDEANRGVVTIEMKTNFLRPGGEVGEVLEAHGSVKHHTRSIAFCEAELRNSAGVAVASASGTFKYVNAPRPLADA, encoded by the coding sequence ATGCCTCTCGACGTCGAACAGCTCAAGCTCTACACCGCCCATCGCGGCCTCGCCATCCCCATGCTCGACCACCTGCAGTTCCGCCACGCACCGGCGGCGGACGGCAAGGGACCGGGCTGCATCGTCCTGCGCATCGAGCCGTACCACCTCAACGGCTGGGCCAACGCCCACGGCGGGCTGATCATGACGTTGCTCGACGTGGCCATGGCGCTCAACGCCAGCGCAACGGACGAAGCCAATCGCGGCGTGGTGACCATCGAAATGAAGACCAACTTCCTGCGCCCCGGCGGCGAAGTGGGCGAGGTGCTCGAAGCCCACGGCTCGGTGAAGCACCACACGCGCTCCATTGCCTTCTGCGAGGCCGAGCTGCGCAACAGCGCGGGCGTGGCGGTGGCTTCCGCGTCCGGCACCTTCAAGTACGTCAACGCCCCGCGCCCGTTGGCCGATGCCTGA
- the ppk2 gene encoding polyphosphate kinase 2 yields the protein MLLDDKTLPRRIGRDLLDDRDEELELELFDELYDFEGLYQGNLQSHEERLARQRYFHTLFRLQAELVKLQNWVVKTGHKVVILFEGRDAAGKGGVIKRITQRLNPRVCRVAALPAPNDRERTQWYFQRYVSHLPAAGEIVLFDRSWYNRAGVERVMGFCSDDQYEEFFRSVPEFERMLARSGIQLIKYWFSISDEVQHFRFLGRIHDPLKQWKLSPMDLESRRRWEAYTKAKEIMIERTHIAEAPWWVVHADDKKKARLNCIHHLLSQIPYEEVSQPSVELPERQRHTDYRRNPTPEELLVPEFY from the coding sequence ATGCTCCTCGATGACAAAACGCTGCCCCGGCGCATCGGGCGCGACCTGCTCGACGACCGGGACGAAGAGCTGGAACTCGAACTGTTCGACGAGCTCTACGACTTTGAAGGCCTGTACCAGGGCAACCTGCAATCCCACGAAGAGCGCCTGGCGCGCCAGCGCTACTTCCACACCCTGTTCCGCCTGCAGGCCGAGCTGGTCAAACTGCAGAACTGGGTGGTGAAAACCGGCCACAAGGTCGTCATCCTCTTCGAAGGCCGCGATGCGGCGGGCAAGGGCGGCGTCATCAAACGCATCACCCAGCGCCTCAATCCCCGTGTGTGCCGCGTTGCCGCGCTGCCCGCGCCGAACGATCGCGAACGCACCCAGTGGTATTTCCAGCGCTACGTCTCGCACCTGCCGGCGGCGGGGGAGATCGTCCTGTTCGACCGCAGCTGGTACAACCGCGCCGGTGTCGAGCGGGTGATGGGCTTCTGCTCCGATGACCAGTACGAGGAATTCTTCCGCAGCGTGCCGGAGTTCGAGCGCATGCTGGCGCGCTCCGGCATCCAGTTGATCAAGTACTGGTTCTCCATCTCCGATGAAGTACAGCACTTTCGTTTTCTCGGCCGCATCCACGACCCGCTCAAGCAGTGGAAGCTCAGCCCCATGGACCTGGAGTCGAGAAGGCGCTGGGAGGCCTACACCAAGGCCAAGGAAATCATGATCGAGCGCACCCACATCGCCGAAGCGCCCTGGTGGGTGGTGCACGCCGACGACAAGAAGAAGGCCCGGCTCAACTGCATCCACCACCTGTTGAGCCAGATCCCTTACGAAGAAGTCAGCCAGCCCAGCGTCGAACTCCCCGAACGCCAGCGCCACACCGACTACCGCCGCAACCCCACGCCGGAAGAACTGCTGGTGCCGGAATTCTACTGA
- a CDS encoding BRO family protein has translation MDDSSLLTPLPFIRNRRQLRALLIDDQVWFILSDFCRVTGYPHEERMAMRMADDQIRQERLLTEDDLELDYVLVSESGVYQALVLFNVPDYGSLRRWISGTVVPQVRSQFAANGPRHVQLQFEKQCLDVLEWQDNYWMSVGDLPRVLGGRSPIAGRTGWRSWAKRLRT, from the coding sequence ATGGACGATTCATCCCTCCTTACCCCACTCCCCTTCATCCGCAATCGCCGCCAACTGCGCGCCCTCCTGATCGACGATCAGGTCTGGTTCATCCTCTCCGACTTCTGCCGCGTGACGGGCTACCCGCACGAAGAACGCATGGCCATGCGCATGGCCGATGACCAGATTCGCCAGGAACGGCTGCTGACCGAAGACGACCTCGAACTCGACTACGTGCTGGTGAGCGAATCCGGCGTGTACCAGGCGCTGGTGCTGTTCAACGTGCCGGACTACGGCTCGCTGCGGCGCTGGATCAGCGGCACCGTAGTGCCACAGGTGCGCAGCCAGTTCGCCGCCAATGGCCCCCGCCATGTGCAGTTGCAGTTCGAGAAGCAGTGCCTGGACGTGCTGGAGTGGCAGGACAATTACTGGATGAGCGTCGGCGACCTGCCCCGCGTGCTCGGCGGCCGCTCGCCCATCGCCGGACGTACGGGCTGGCGCAGTTGGGCAAAGCGGCTGCGGACGTAG